Proteins from a genomic interval of Candidatus Ancaeobacter aquaticus:
- a CDS encoding M23 family metallopeptidase, producing MRHHPVLKRRIKHTGIDIRARDGTKVYATAPGRVIFAGWNGGYGNMVKIDHGDTLLTYYAHLSKIVVRKGDHVMKGSYIGLSGHSGRVTGPHLHYELRYKGKSVNPKWGLP from the coding sequence ATGCGGCACCATCCGGTATTGAAAAGACGTATAAAGCATACCGGTATTGATATTCGTGCACGTGACGGTACAAAGGTGTATGCCACTGCACCGGGGAGAGTTATTTTTGCCGGTTGGAATGGCGGTTATGGCAATATGGTTAAGATCGATCACGGTGATACGCTTTTAACCTATTACGCTCATCTTTCAAAGATTGTTGTTCGCAAGGGCGATCACGTTATGAAAGGGAGTTATATAGGGTTATCAGGTCACAGCGGAAGAGTGACCGGTCCGCATCTGCATTATGAATTGCGCTATAAAGGTAAATCGGTAAATCCAAAATGGGGACTACCTTAA